From the genome of Phytohabitans rumicis, one region includes:
- a CDS encoding glycosyltransferase, which translates to MKIVRLANFVMPRSGGLRTALRCLGEGYLAAGHEPVLIVPGAQMSDELTPHGRVITLPGPEVPGSGGYRLLITGRRRLTKLLDRLEPDHIEVSDRSTLRWTGRWARDRGVPSVMVSHESLAGLLTVWGVPESLRVGFADLANRRTARAYDKIVCTTAWAAAEFRRLGVDNLVEVPLGVDLETFHPSRRDPEVRARYAAGDEVLVVHCSRLSGEKHPEVAVDTVRALRTAGVPAVLVVVGDGPRREALGERAAGLPVRFLGFVADRYAVADLLACADVVVAPGPVETFGLAALEALACGTPVVVNAASALPEVVGTAGLAAAGTGVAFADGVLELLERPEARRRAAARARAEQFSWPAAVDGFLRAHGVPVGSSVC; encoded by the coding sequence CTGGCGAACTTTGTGATGCCTCGCTCGGGCGGCCTGCGTACCGCGCTGCGCTGCCTGGGCGAGGGCTACCTGGCGGCGGGGCACGAGCCGGTGCTGATCGTGCCCGGCGCCCAGATGTCCGACGAGCTGACCCCGCACGGCCGGGTGATCACGCTGCCCGGTCCGGAGGTGCCGGGCAGCGGCGGGTACCGGCTGTTGATCACCGGGCGGCGCCGGCTGACCAAGCTGCTCGACCGGCTGGAGCCGGACCACATCGAGGTCTCCGACCGCTCCACGCTGCGCTGGACCGGCCGGTGGGCCCGGGACCGAGGGGTTCCCTCGGTGATGGTGTCGCACGAGAGCCTCGCCGGGCTGCTCACCGTGTGGGGGGTGCCGGAGTCGCTGCGGGTGGGCTTCGCGGACCTGGCCAACCGCCGCACCGCGCGGGCGTACGACAAGATCGTCTGCACCACGGCGTGGGCGGCCGCCGAGTTCCGCCGGCTGGGCGTGGACAACCTGGTCGAGGTGCCCCTGGGCGTGGACCTGGAGACGTTCCACCCGAGCCGGCGCGACCCCGAGGTCCGCGCCCGGTACGCCGCCGGCGACGAGGTGCTGGTCGTGCACTGCAGCCGGCTGTCCGGGGAAAAGCACCCGGAGGTGGCCGTCGACACGGTCCGGGCGCTGCGTACGGCGGGCGTACCGGCCGTGCTGGTCGTGGTCGGGGACGGGCCCCGGCGGGAGGCGCTGGGCGAGCGTGCCGCCGGGCTGCCGGTGCGGTTCCTCGGGTTCGTGGCCGACCGGTACGCCGTGGCCGACCTGCTGGCCTGCGCCGACGTGGTGGTGGCGCCGGGGCCGGTGGAGACGTTCGGGCTGGCGGCGCTGGAGGCCCTCGCGTGCGGCACGCCGGTCGTCGTCAACGCCGCGAGCGCCCTGCCCGAGGTGGTCGGCACCGCTGGCCTGGCGGCAGCCGGCACCGGAGTCGCCTTCGCCGACGGCGTACTCGAGCTGCTGGAACGCCCGGAGGCCCGGCGGCGGGCCGCGGCGCGGGCGCGGGCCGAGCAGTTTTCCTGGCCCGCGGCGGTGGACGGCTTCCTGCGGGCGCACGGCGTACCGGTGGGGAGCTCGGTGTGTTGA
- a CDS encoding SGNH/GDSL hydrolase family protein encodes MLTFVALGDSTTAGFGDPMPDGSWRGWAALLADGLAPPGQVALHNLASSGALAADVVRDQLPVALAHEPDIAAVLVGVNDTLRRGFDVTAIGNSLDHTIGSLHRAGALVLTACLPDPGRVFGLPVALARPLARRIAAVNAVTHAVAARVPGVHMDLGLLPQVYDPRMWSVDRLHPGERGHRLLAASFFDLVAASGGPTHRRPDLEPGNPPPTRAARVWWMATQGSAWLYRRSRDLVPSLARMALAEWWYDLRGIANDLDEAVQREISAALVTFADGYQAGASTGKPT; translated from the coding sequence GTGTTGACCTTCGTCGCGCTGGGCGACTCGACGACGGCCGGCTTCGGCGACCCGATGCCGGACGGGAGCTGGCGCGGGTGGGCGGCGCTGCTGGCCGACGGGCTGGCCCCGCCCGGCCAGGTCGCTCTGCACAACCTGGCCAGCAGCGGGGCGCTCGCCGCCGATGTGGTCCGGGACCAGCTGCCGGTGGCGCTGGCGCACGAACCGGACATCGCGGCCGTGCTCGTGGGCGTGAACGACACGCTCCGGCGGGGCTTCGACGTGACCGCGATCGGCAATTCGCTGGACCACACGATCGGGTCGCTGCACCGGGCGGGCGCGCTGGTGCTCACCGCGTGCCTCCCCGACCCGGGGCGGGTCTTCGGGCTGCCGGTCGCGCTGGCCCGGCCGCTGGCCCGGCGGATCGCCGCGGTCAACGCGGTCACCCACGCCGTCGCGGCCCGGGTGCCGGGCGTGCACATGGACCTCGGCCTGCTGCCCCAGGTGTACGACCCTCGCATGTGGAGCGTCGACCGGCTGCATCCGGGCGAGCGCGGGCACCGGCTGCTGGCGGCATCGTTCTTCGACCTGGTCGCGGCCAGCGGTGGCCCGACCCATCGGCGCCCGGATCTGGAACCGGGCAACCCGCCGCCGACCCGCGCCGCCCGCGTCTGGTGGATGGCGACGCAGGGGAGCGCGTGGCTGTACCGCCGGTCGAGGGACCTGGTGCCCTCGCTGGCCCGGATGGCCCTCGCCGAGTGGTGGTACGACCTGCGCGGCATCGCCAACGACCTCGACGAGGCGGTCCAGCGCGAGATCTCCGCCGCACTGGTTACCTTCGCCGACGGGTATCAGGCCGGCGCCTCCACCGGCAAGCCCACCTGA
- a CDS encoding type II toxin-antitoxin system VapC family toxin yields the protein MIYLDSAALVKLVRTESESAALVTWLNDRPEEPLIASALVEVEVPRALRRAQPGVLGAVAGVLARVNRVEINAAVRATAGAYPDPGLRSLDAIHLATAELLVASGKAVSAFVTYDKRLAAAAGQVGLPVEAPA from the coding sequence GTGATCTACCTCGACAGCGCGGCGTTGGTGAAACTTGTCCGTACGGAATCCGAGTCCGCCGCCTTGGTGACATGGCTCAACGACCGCCCTGAAGAACCGCTCATCGCTTCGGCGCTCGTCGAGGTCGAGGTTCCTCGCGCCCTTCGACGGGCCCAGCCAGGAGTTCTAGGGGCTGTGGCGGGGGTCCTCGCGCGGGTCAATCGCGTAGAGATCAACGCCGCAGTGCGTGCGACCGCGGGTGCATATCCCGACCCGGGCCTTCGGTCGCTCGATGCGATCCATCTCGCGACAGCCGAGTTGCTCGTGGCCTCCGGAAAGGCCGTCAGCGCTTTCGTCACGTACGACAAGCGGCTGGCCGCAGCCGCTGGTCAGGTGGGCTTGCCGGTGGAGGCGCCGGCCTGA
- a CDS encoding type II toxin-antitoxin system Phd/YefM family antitoxin, with amino-acid sequence MDQIPIRALNQNTAEVLARVEHGETVEVTNRGRPIARIVPITTDALSDLVAAGTVAPATISGPIPMPTTPAEPGSEAGALLSELREEERW; translated from the coding sequence GTGGACCAGATCCCGATCCGTGCGCTGAACCAGAACACGGCCGAGGTGTTGGCTCGCGTCGAGCATGGCGAGACCGTCGAGGTGACGAATCGCGGCCGGCCAATAGCTCGCATCGTGCCGATCACCACCGACGCGCTGTCCGATCTGGTCGCGGCGGGCACGGTTGCGCCGGCGACGATCAGCGGCCCGATACCCATGCCGACAACGCCTGCCGAACCGGGGTCGGAGGCCGGCGCTCTTCTGTCGGAGTTGCGCGAAGAGGAACGCTGGTGA